The following proteins are encoded in a genomic region of Phycodurus eques isolate BA_2022a chromosome 11, UOR_Pequ_1.1, whole genome shotgun sequence:
- the washc2c gene encoding WASH complex subunit 2A isoform X5 codes for MNGMPDRMSNGSEHVGNDAQVWERPWTLEEMRHNSADWSLAADSGLLLFLQDFSQRMLSKTHEIEKQLDSLIRDTKATDSRLNSVFNDFLMLSNTQFIENRVYDEEVEEPTPKTDAVEKQPDQKTREQKEAELIPKMQEAVTYGLKVLECAFEHLDIKAGNSDSEDEEANDRVEAILEPKDLYVDRPLPFLIGSQAFMEQEDVGLGDLSSDELSVDSERDSVIDSEDGKDADNSDEDFMQEEEDVHHSMKKKSSMLSYEDDEDDSDIFGESDKEEEDAKSTGPSSFADELAARIKGELVGKPTGDRASPAEDDSDDMFKPPKMDYDDDDDDFSPFGGKSGLFSGGKGLFDDDDEDDLFSDAPKLPVSKPDKSPNESIKSATRPAEPDKTVKKGLPGAISKFPDNSLFGPVDDLMESRENGVPTDKTHVTPKPAPVLGGLFDEEDDGDDDFFSGKSPKNSSTGKAAKEKSKPQKVLDLFDEDDEDGDIFSEKAAQSKMVEEPVKLPEKKMPAGAISMFGPVTQNVLSEGLKKRQPSLSEESEKAEKNGLVPEGGTTVTQTQKHMASSLFSDDEDTRIFPTIPRSQSNPHTTSQSRINKHHVSLFDDDEEEDLFGSASKSKPKPCAAKTPQLSKAIPSSLFSDDEGQWISPKATVAKQENKTGGMKPSASAPSSLPGVTTLHKSSLFDEDEDDLFGPAKESSQKKPQRGSLLFEDEHDEDKGSLFGIKTDDGANAAVKPNSLLDKSPESADAKKIVKGKPSVPQKPVVKPPETLPPSSETTECKKKPVGAVNLFGGIDVLAQKQAKTVSDDDNDSDYNGPPPNVKTQTKVKRNALSLFDDDKEEDEEDPIFTPSKPTARNTATPVEQRPQSKSTGVFLDEELLFSPTQQKDNDPDVDLFAAPEKTTSAKLSSVKPAMPSFFSEVEEDDLFGPSKPPKVAEKPKTSKDIAPLVSPESVSDIQKSTPSPVKPKEPSSRIVKLQASLKINPAAFLPGLTPTMPGAISVLPGLDPSSSSGVSSSSMSPSPATTPLGSRTDSEAGVSFDTPLQVSMLQNANKARIRGSVHRRPQSRAARQASQRSAEEQEDFAAAKPSVAPSSSSSSVLPPPGHSNQPRLPDNATPITSSPLTAQISTKPSSPTLPVPNHAKKQYSSKDRNQSEVLPPFEEDDIFASDSLFGSVTNIPSAKKVEHQAGSVAKKDISNLPSIFDDDNDDLFQTVKPKSAAKTAKVSPFLDDDDDDDIFGLKSSSTSTSTSSRDVKSSNIFPKQDILEDDDVVLPESHKMDKDKSTDVSLFDDNIDIFADLTDSFTPKQKTKAKVASRSIFDDDMDDIFAPSTVKTATKATPKAKTTPPSQEANTAVDSCTIFDDPLNALGRN; via the exons ATGAACGGGATGCCAGATAGGATGTCGAACGGGAGTGAGCATGTCGGAAACGATGCTCAGGTTTGGGAGAGGCCGTGGACCCTGGAGGAGATGCGGCACAACAGCGCCGACTGGTCGCTCGCAGCTGACTCGGGG CTCTTGTTGTTCCTTCAAGACTTCTCTCAGAGAATGTTGTCCAAGACGCACGAGATCGAAAAGCAGCTGGACAGCTTGATCCGAGACACCAAGGCCACGGACAGCCGCCTAAACTCGGTCTTTAACGACTTCCTCATGCTCTCCAATACGCAGTTTATAGAGAAT AGAGTGTATGATGAAGAGGTTGAGGAACCCACGCCCAAGACTGATGCTGTGGAGAAGCAGCCTGATCAG AAAACACGCGAGCAGAAAGAAGCCGAGCTGATCCCCAAGATGCAGGAAGCGGTGACTTACGGCTTAAAGGTGTTGGAGTGCGCCTTCGAGCACCTGGACATCAAAGCGGGAAACTCGGACTCCGAGGATGAGGAGGCCAACGACAGAGTGGAAGCGATCCTGGAGCCTAAG GATCTTTACGTGGACAGACCTCTTCCTTTTTTGATTGGCTCTCAGGCCTTCATGGAACAAGAGGACGTCGGCCTTGGTGACCTGTCTAGCGATG AACTGTCAGTGGACAGCGAGAGAGACAGCGTAATCGACAGCGAAGATGGCAAAGATGCAGAT AATTCCGATGAGGACTTtatgcaggaggaggaggatgttcACCATAGTATGAAGAAG AAGTCATCTATGTTGAGCtatgaagatgatgaagatgattctgatatatttGGGGAATcggacaaggaggaggaggatgcaaAG AGCACAGGCCCGTCATCCTTTGCCGACGAGCTGGCCGCCAGGATCAAGGGCGAACTGGTCGGCAAACCAACTGGAGATCGAGCCT caccAGCTGAAGACGACAGTGACGACATGTTCAAACCTCCAAAAATGGAttatgacgacgacgacgatgactTCTCGCCgtttggggggaaaagtggTCTCTTCAGTGGAGGGAAAGGCCTCTTTGATGATGACGACGAA GATGATCTGTTCTCTGATGCACCAAAGCTTCCCGTGTCCAAACCGGATAAGTCGCCAAATGAAAGCATCAAGAGCGCCACTCGACCTGCAG AACCTGACAAAACTGTCAAGAAAGGTCTACCTGGTGCCATTTCTAAATTTCCAG ACAACAGCCTCTTCGGTCCAGTTGATGACTTAATGGAGAGCCGGGAGAACGGAGTGCCAACCGACAAGACCCACGTCACCCCGAAACCGGCCCCCGTCCTTGGTGGGCTGTTTGATGAAGAGGATGACGGCGATGACGACTTCTTCAGTGGTAAAAGCCCGAAAAACTCTTCTACTGGTAAAG ctGCAAAGGAAAAATCCAAACCCCAAAAGGTCCTTGACCTTTTCGACGAAGATGACGAGGACGGGGACATATTTAGCGAGAAGGCAGCTCAGAGCAAGATGGTGGAAGAGCCAGTTAAACTGCCAGAGAAGAAG ATGCCTGCAGGTGCCATCTCCATGTTTGGTCCTGTCACCCAAAATGTACTCTCAGAGGGCCTGAAGAAACGTCAGCCCTCCCTCAGTGAAGAGTCTGAGAAAGCTGAAAAG AATGGGTTGGTTCCAGAGGGTGGAACAACTGTCACTCAGACCCAGAAACACATGGCAAGTAGCCTCTTCTCTGATGACGAGGACACACGG ATATTCCCAACGATCCCCAGGAGTCAGTCTAACCCCCACACGACAAGTCAGAGCAGAATCAACAAGCACCACGTGTCCTTATtcgatgatgatgaagaagag GATCTTTTTGGGTCTGCCTCTAAGTCGAAGCCAAAACCCTGTGCAGCTAAAACACCACAACTCAGTAAAGCtatccccagctccctcttcaGTGATGATGAG GGCCAGTGGATAAGCCCCAAAGCAACCGTTGCCAAGCAGGAGAACAAGACGGGAGGAATGAAGCCAAGCGCCAGCGCCCCCTCCAGCCTCCCAGGTGTAACAACGTTGCACAAAAGCAGTCTCtttgatgaagatgaagatgaccTGTTTGGTCCAGCTAAAGAGTCGag TCAGAAGAAACCCCAGAGAGGTTCTCTCTTGTTTGAGGATGAGCATGATGAGGATAAAGGATCCCTGTTTGGAATCAAAACCGATGATGGCGCAAACGCAGCAGTGAAA CCCAACTCCCTGTTAGACAAATCACCAGAATCTGCAGATGCTAAGAAAATTGTGAAAGGGAAACCGTCAGTGCCACAGAAACCGGTGGTGAAGCCCCCAGAGACCTTGCCGCCATCATCTGAGACCACCGAATGTAAAAAGAAGCCCGTCGGAGCCGTCAACCTGTTTGGTGGCATCGATGTTCTGGCCCAAAAGCAAGCAAAGACTGTGTCTGATGACGACAACGACAGCGATTACAACGGCCCACCACCAAATGTTAAGACCCAAACGAAAGTCAAAAGGAACGCTCTCAGTCTGTTTGACGACGAcaaagaggaggatgaggaggatccCATCTTCACCCCCAGTAAACCTACAGCCAGAAACACAGCAACg ccCGTAGAGCAGCGTCCGCAGTCAAAGAGCACTGGCGTGTTTCTGGATGAGGAATTGTTGTTTAGTCCCACCCAGCAGAAGGACAATGATCCAGACGTCGACCTCTTTGCCGCCCCGGAGAAGACCACA AGCGCCAAGCTCAGCTCCGTGAAGCCAGCGATGCCGAGTTTCTTCTCCGAAGTCGAGGAGGACGACCTGTTTGGCCCCAGCAAGCCTcca AAAGTAGCAGAGAAACCCAAGACGTCTAAAGACATAGCGCCGCTAGTGAGCCCCGAATCAGTTTCAGATATACAG AAATCTACACCAAGTCCTGTAAAACCAAAAGAACCATCATCAAGGATTGTCAAACTtcaa gcaagtCTGAAGATCAATCCTGCTGCATTTCTCCCTGGCTTAACCCCCACCATGCCTGGGGCCATAAGCGTGCTCCCGGGTCTGGATCCCAGTTCCTCTTCTGGGGTCTCCAGCTCCAGCATGAGCCCCAGTCCTGCTACGACGCCACTTGGATCTCGAACGGACAGCGAGGCGGGAGTGAGCTTCGACACGCCACTCCAGGTTTCCATGTTGCAAAATGCAAACAAG GCTCGCATCAGAGGTTCTGTACATCGAAGACCACAGTCCAGAGCGGCAAGGCAAGCGTCTCAAAGATCAGCGGAGGAACAAGAGGACTTTGCAGCTGCGAAGCCCTCTGTCGCCCCCTCCAGTTCATCGTCATCTGTCTTGCCACCACCAGGCCACTCGAACCAGCCTCGTCTCCCAGATAATGCCACTCCAATTACATCCTCACCTTTAACTGCTCAAATCTCCACCAAGCCTTCTTCGCCGACGCTACCTGTACCCAACCATGCCAAGAAGCAATACTCTAGTAAGGACCGCAACCAAAGCGAAGTGCTGCCTCCCTTTGAGGAGGACGACATTTTTGCTTCCGACAGCCTTTTCGGATCTGTCACGAACATCCCTTCCGCCAAGAAGGTTGAACATCAGGCCGGGTCGGTAGCGAAGAAAGACATAAGCAACCTCCCGTCCATTTTTGACGACGACAATGACGACCTCTTCCAAACGGTGAAACCAAAGTCAGCAGCAAAGACTGCCAAGGTGTCGCCCTTTttggacgacgacgacgacgacgacatctTTGGGTTGAAGAGCAGCTCAACGTCCACGTCCACGAGTAGCAGAGATGTCAAGAGCAGCAACATTTTCCCAAAGCAGGATATTTTGGAG GACGATGATGTTGTCTTGCCTGAATCCCACAAAATGGACAAGGACAAGTCCACCGACGTCAGTCTGTTTGACGACAACATCGATATCTTTGCCGACCTGACAGACTCTTTCACACCAAAACAGAAGACCAAGGCCAAGGTGGCCAGCAGGTCCATATTTGATGACGACATGG ATGACATTTTTGCACCAAGCACAGTCAAAACGGCGACAAAGGCGACTCCGAAAGCGAAGACTACGCCTCCCTCCCAGGAGGCCAACACAGCAGTGGACTCTTGTACCATATTTGACGATCCGCTTAATGCTCTCGGTAGGAATTGA
- the washc2c gene encoding WASH complex subunit 2A isoform X4: MNGMPDRMSNGSEHVGNDAQVWERPWTLEEMRHNSADWSLAADSGLLLFLQDFSQRMLSKTHEIEKQLDSLIRDTKATDSRLNSVFNDFLMLSNTQFIENRVYDEEVEEPTPKTDAVEKQPDQKTREQKEAELIPKMQEAVTYGLKVLECAFEHLDIKAGNSDSEDEEANDRVEAILEPKDLYVDRPLPFLIGSQAFMEQEDVGLGDLSSDELSVDSERDSVIDSEDGKDADNSDEDFMQEEEDVHHSMKKKSSMLSYEDDEDDSDIFGESDKEEEDAKSTGPSSFADELAARIKGELVGKPTGDRASLSSRKKSKSRKEAKPVNLDAPAEDDSDDMFKPPKMDYDDDDDDFSPFGGKSGLFSGGKGLFDDDDEDDLFSDAPKLPVSKPDKSPNESIKSATRPAEPDKTVKKGLPGAISKFPDNSLFGPVDDLMESRENGVPTDKTHVTPKPAPVLGGLFDEEDDGDDDFFSGKSPKNSSTGKAAKEKSKPQKVLDLFDEDDEDGDIFSEKAAQSKMVEEPVKLPEKKMPAGAISMFGPVTQNVLSEGLKKRQPSLSEESEKAEKNGLVPEGGTTVTQTQKHMASSLFSDDEDTRIFPTIPRSQSNPHTTSQSRINKHHVSLFDDDEEEDLFGSASKSKPKPCAAKTPQLSKAIPSSLFSDDEGQWISPKATVAKQENKTGGMKPSASAPSSLPGVTTLHKSSLFDEDEDDLFGPAKESSQKKPQRGSLLFEDEHDEDKGSLFGIKTDDGANAAVKPNSLLDKSPESADAKKIVKGKPSVPQKPVVKPPETLPPSSETTECKKKPVGAVNLFGGIDVLAQKQAKTVSDDDNDSDYNGPPPNVKTQTKVKRNALSLFDDDKEEDEEDPIFTPSKPTARNTATPVEQRPQSKSTGVFLDEELLFSPTQQKDNDPDVDLFAAPEKTTSAKLSSVKPAMPSFFSEVEEDDLFGPSKPPKVAEKPKTSKDIAPLVSPESVSDIQASLKINPAAFLPGLTPTMPGAISVLPGLDPSSSSGVSSSSMSPSPATTPLGSRTDSEAGVSFDTPLQVSMLQNANKARIRGSVHRRPQSRAARQASQRSAEEQEDFAAAKPSVAPSSSSSSVLPPPGHSNQPRLPDNATPITSSPLTAQISTKPSSPTLPVPNHAKKQYSSKDRNQSEVLPPFEEDDIFASDSLFGSVTNIPSAKKVEHQAGSVAKKDISNLPSIFDDDNDDLFQTVKPKSAAKTAKVSPFLDDDDDDDIFGLKSSSTSTSTSSRDVKSSNIFPKQDILEDDDVVLPESHKMDKDKSTDVSLFDDNIDIFADLTDSFTPKQKTKAKVASRSIFDDDMDDIFAPSTVKTATKATPKAKTTPPSQEANTAVDSCTIFDDPLNALGRN; this comes from the exons ATGAACGGGATGCCAGATAGGATGTCGAACGGGAGTGAGCATGTCGGAAACGATGCTCAGGTTTGGGAGAGGCCGTGGACCCTGGAGGAGATGCGGCACAACAGCGCCGACTGGTCGCTCGCAGCTGACTCGGGG CTCTTGTTGTTCCTTCAAGACTTCTCTCAGAGAATGTTGTCCAAGACGCACGAGATCGAAAAGCAGCTGGACAGCTTGATCCGAGACACCAAGGCCACGGACAGCCGCCTAAACTCGGTCTTTAACGACTTCCTCATGCTCTCCAATACGCAGTTTATAGAGAAT AGAGTGTATGATGAAGAGGTTGAGGAACCCACGCCCAAGACTGATGCTGTGGAGAAGCAGCCTGATCAG AAAACACGCGAGCAGAAAGAAGCCGAGCTGATCCCCAAGATGCAGGAAGCGGTGACTTACGGCTTAAAGGTGTTGGAGTGCGCCTTCGAGCACCTGGACATCAAAGCGGGAAACTCGGACTCCGAGGATGAGGAGGCCAACGACAGAGTGGAAGCGATCCTGGAGCCTAAG GATCTTTACGTGGACAGACCTCTTCCTTTTTTGATTGGCTCTCAGGCCTTCATGGAACAAGAGGACGTCGGCCTTGGTGACCTGTCTAGCGATG AACTGTCAGTGGACAGCGAGAGAGACAGCGTAATCGACAGCGAAGATGGCAAAGATGCAGAT AATTCCGATGAGGACTTtatgcaggaggaggaggatgttcACCATAGTATGAAGAAG AAGTCATCTATGTTGAGCtatgaagatgatgaagatgattctgatatatttGGGGAATcggacaaggaggaggaggatgcaaAG AGCACAGGCCCGTCATCCTTTGCCGACGAGCTGGCCGCCAGGATCAAGGGCGAACTGGTCGGCAAACCAACTGGAGATCGAGCCT CGTTATCATCAAGGAAGAAAAGTAAAAGCAGAAAAGAAGCAAAGCCTGTGAACTTGGATG caccAGCTGAAGACGACAGTGACGACATGTTCAAACCTCCAAAAATGGAttatgacgacgacgacgatgactTCTCGCCgtttggggggaaaagtggTCTCTTCAGTGGAGGGAAAGGCCTCTTTGATGATGACGACGAA GATGATCTGTTCTCTGATGCACCAAAGCTTCCCGTGTCCAAACCGGATAAGTCGCCAAATGAAAGCATCAAGAGCGCCACTCGACCTGCAG AACCTGACAAAACTGTCAAGAAAGGTCTACCTGGTGCCATTTCTAAATTTCCAG ACAACAGCCTCTTCGGTCCAGTTGATGACTTAATGGAGAGCCGGGAGAACGGAGTGCCAACCGACAAGACCCACGTCACCCCGAAACCGGCCCCCGTCCTTGGTGGGCTGTTTGATGAAGAGGATGACGGCGATGACGACTTCTTCAGTGGTAAAAGCCCGAAAAACTCTTCTACTGGTAAAG ctGCAAAGGAAAAATCCAAACCCCAAAAGGTCCTTGACCTTTTCGACGAAGATGACGAGGACGGGGACATATTTAGCGAGAAGGCAGCTCAGAGCAAGATGGTGGAAGAGCCAGTTAAACTGCCAGAGAAGAAG ATGCCTGCAGGTGCCATCTCCATGTTTGGTCCTGTCACCCAAAATGTACTCTCAGAGGGCCTGAAGAAACGTCAGCCCTCCCTCAGTGAAGAGTCTGAGAAAGCTGAAAAG AATGGGTTGGTTCCAGAGGGTGGAACAACTGTCACTCAGACCCAGAAACACATGGCAAGTAGCCTCTTCTCTGATGACGAGGACACACGG ATATTCCCAACGATCCCCAGGAGTCAGTCTAACCCCCACACGACAAGTCAGAGCAGAATCAACAAGCACCACGTGTCCTTATtcgatgatgatgaagaagag GATCTTTTTGGGTCTGCCTCTAAGTCGAAGCCAAAACCCTGTGCAGCTAAAACACCACAACTCAGTAAAGCtatccccagctccctcttcaGTGATGATGAG GGCCAGTGGATAAGCCCCAAAGCAACCGTTGCCAAGCAGGAGAACAAGACGGGAGGAATGAAGCCAAGCGCCAGCGCCCCCTCCAGCCTCCCAGGTGTAACAACGTTGCACAAAAGCAGTCTCtttgatgaagatgaagatgaccTGTTTGGTCCAGCTAAAGAGTCGag TCAGAAGAAACCCCAGAGAGGTTCTCTCTTGTTTGAGGATGAGCATGATGAGGATAAAGGATCCCTGTTTGGAATCAAAACCGATGATGGCGCAAACGCAGCAGTGAAA CCCAACTCCCTGTTAGACAAATCACCAGAATCTGCAGATGCTAAGAAAATTGTGAAAGGGAAACCGTCAGTGCCACAGAAACCGGTGGTGAAGCCCCCAGAGACCTTGCCGCCATCATCTGAGACCACCGAATGTAAAAAGAAGCCCGTCGGAGCCGTCAACCTGTTTGGTGGCATCGATGTTCTGGCCCAAAAGCAAGCAAAGACTGTGTCTGATGACGACAACGACAGCGATTACAACGGCCCACCACCAAATGTTAAGACCCAAACGAAAGTCAAAAGGAACGCTCTCAGTCTGTTTGACGACGAcaaagaggaggatgaggaggatccCATCTTCACCCCCAGTAAACCTACAGCCAGAAACACAGCAACg ccCGTAGAGCAGCGTCCGCAGTCAAAGAGCACTGGCGTGTTTCTGGATGAGGAATTGTTGTTTAGTCCCACCCAGCAGAAGGACAATGATCCAGACGTCGACCTCTTTGCCGCCCCGGAGAAGACCACA AGCGCCAAGCTCAGCTCCGTGAAGCCAGCGATGCCGAGTTTCTTCTCCGAAGTCGAGGAGGACGACCTGTTTGGCCCCAGCAAGCCTcca AAAGTAGCAGAGAAACCCAAGACGTCTAAAGACATAGCGCCGCTAGTGAGCCCCGAATCAGTTTCAGATATACAG gcaagtCTGAAGATCAATCCTGCTGCATTTCTCCCTGGCTTAACCCCCACCATGCCTGGGGCCATAAGCGTGCTCCCGGGTCTGGATCCCAGTTCCTCTTCTGGGGTCTCCAGCTCCAGCATGAGCCCCAGTCCTGCTACGACGCCACTTGGATCTCGAACGGACAGCGAGGCGGGAGTGAGCTTCGACACGCCACTCCAGGTTTCCATGTTGCAAAATGCAAACAAG GCTCGCATCAGAGGTTCTGTACATCGAAGACCACAGTCCAGAGCGGCAAGGCAAGCGTCTCAAAGATCAGCGGAGGAACAAGAGGACTTTGCAGCTGCGAAGCCCTCTGTCGCCCCCTCCAGTTCATCGTCATCTGTCTTGCCACCACCAGGCCACTCGAACCAGCCTCGTCTCCCAGATAATGCCACTCCAATTACATCCTCACCTTTAACTGCTCAAATCTCCACCAAGCCTTCTTCGCCGACGCTACCTGTACCCAACCATGCCAAGAAGCAATACTCTAGTAAGGACCGCAACCAAAGCGAAGTGCTGCCTCCCTTTGAGGAGGACGACATTTTTGCTTCCGACAGCCTTTTCGGATCTGTCACGAACATCCCTTCCGCCAAGAAGGTTGAACATCAGGCCGGGTCGGTAGCGAAGAAAGACATAAGCAACCTCCCGTCCATTTTTGACGACGACAATGACGACCTCTTCCAAACGGTGAAACCAAAGTCAGCAGCAAAGACTGCCAAGGTGTCGCCCTTTttggacgacgacgacgacgacgacatctTTGGGTTGAAGAGCAGCTCAACGTCCACGTCCACGAGTAGCAGAGATGTCAAGAGCAGCAACATTTTCCCAAAGCAGGATATTTTGGAG GACGATGATGTTGTCTTGCCTGAATCCCACAAAATGGACAAGGACAAGTCCACCGACGTCAGTCTGTTTGACGACAACATCGATATCTTTGCCGACCTGACAGACTCTTTCACACCAAAACAGAAGACCAAGGCCAAGGTGGCCAGCAGGTCCATATTTGATGACGACATGG ATGACATTTTTGCACCAAGCACAGTCAAAACGGCGACAAAGGCGACTCCGAAAGCGAAGACTACGCCTCCCTCCCAGGAGGCCAACACAGCAGTGGACTCTTGTACCATATTTGACGATCCGCTTAATGCTCTCGGTAGGAATTGA